Proteins encoded in a region of the Streptomyces sp. NBC_00310 genome:
- a CDS encoding stage II sporulation protein M: MDLDVFVSAHRAEWDRLDALLRRQRRLDGAEVDELVTLYQRTATHLSLIQSSAPDPQLTGRLSQLVARARSAVTGNRRASWRDITRFLTHGFPAAVYRSRHWWVPTALLSTLVAVLLGWWIGTHPEVQASIAAPDALREMTRPGGQYETYYSSHPAASFAAQVWTNNAQAAAMCLVLGIFLGLPVLWILLLNMLNLGVGIGLMTSAGRLDVFLGLILPHGLLELTAVFVAAGTGLRLGWTVIDPGPRTRRSALAEEGRAALGMAIGLALVLFISGAIEGFVTPSGLPTWARIGIGVLAELVFLAYVYVLGGRAVRAGETGDVEEHERSAAVPVAA, from the coding sequence ATGGACCTCGATGTCTTCGTGTCCGCCCATCGCGCGGAGTGGGACCGCCTCGACGCCCTGCTCCGCCGCCAGCGCCGCCTCGACGGAGCCGAGGTCGACGAACTCGTCACCCTCTACCAGCGCACCGCCACCCACCTCTCGCTGATCCAGTCCAGCGCCCCGGATCCTCAGCTCACCGGGCGCCTCAGCCAACTGGTGGCACGCGCGCGTAGCGCCGTGACGGGAAACCGACGGGCCTCCTGGCGCGACATCACCCGCTTCCTGACCCACGGCTTCCCCGCGGCTGTCTACCGTTCCCGCCACTGGTGGGTCCCCACCGCGCTGCTCTCCACCCTCGTCGCCGTGCTCCTGGGGTGGTGGATCGGCACCCACCCGGAGGTCCAGGCCAGCATCGCGGCCCCCGACGCCCTGCGCGAGATGACCCGCCCCGGCGGCCAGTACGAGACCTACTACTCGAGTCATCCCGCCGCGTCCTTCGCGGCCCAGGTATGGACGAACAACGCCCAGGCCGCCGCGATGTGCCTGGTCCTGGGCATCTTCCTGGGCCTGCCGGTCCTCTGGATCCTGCTCCTGAACATGCTCAACCTGGGCGTGGGCATCGGCCTGATGACCTCGGCCGGCCGCCTCGACGTCTTCCTCGGCCTGATCCTCCCGCACGGCCTGCTGGAACTGACCGCTGTCTTCGTGGCCGCAGGCACGGGCCTGCGCCTCGGCTGGACCGTCATCGACCCAGGCCCCCGCACCCGCCGTTCGGCCCTGGCCGAGGAGGGACGAGCCGCCCTGGGCATGGCGATAGGCCTGGCGCTGGTCCTCTTCATCTCCGGCGCCATCGAAGGCTTCGTCACCCCGTCCGGCCTGCCCACCTGGGCCCGCATCGGCATCGGAGTCCTCGCCGAGCTCGTCTTCCTCGCGTACGTCTATGTCCTGGGCGGACGAGCTGTCAGGGCCGGTGAGACGGGCGATGTCGAGGAACACGAACGAAGTGCCGCGGTCCCCGTGGCCGCCTGA
- a CDS encoding RDD family protein: MSELVTGEAVALELRPAKLPSRALAVLLDLIVAMVVYLAVVLILVLSTAGLDEAAQMAISVASFLLVLVGGPIAVETLSHGRSLGKLACGLRVVRDDGGPIRFRHALVRGAVGVVEILMTFGVVACIASLVSARGRRLGDVFAGTLVVRERVPAGQAAFVPPPPPWLAGQFSELDLSAVPDGLWLAIRQYLTRMRQLDPHVGAAMAERLASDLAARTGAPAPYGVPPGAYLAAVVHERQAREARHAFGSSAGAGGGGVPGPAGTPGAVVPGAPVGGPGWGAPVAQPPVAPAYAPPGGYVSPAPPPSAPGYVPPAGAAGAGPGAGGPGAVVPPAPVAPESPQEPSDGRPSTGFAPPA, encoded by the coding sequence GTGAGTGAGCTAGTGACGGGCGAGGCGGTGGCGCTGGAGCTGCGTCCCGCGAAGCTGCCGAGCCGGGCGCTGGCCGTGCTGCTCGACCTGATCGTGGCCATGGTCGTCTACCTCGCGGTGGTCCTGATCCTGGTGCTGTCGACGGCCGGCCTCGACGAGGCGGCCCAGATGGCGATATCCGTCGCGAGCTTCCTGCTCGTCCTGGTGGGTGGGCCGATCGCGGTGGAGACGCTGAGCCATGGGCGCTCGCTGGGAAAACTGGCGTGCGGGCTGCGGGTGGTGCGGGACGACGGTGGACCGATCCGGTTCCGGCACGCGCTGGTGCGTGGGGCGGTCGGGGTGGTCGAGATCCTGATGACGTTCGGGGTCGTCGCCTGCATCGCCTCGCTCGTGTCGGCGCGGGGTCGCCGGCTGGGTGACGTGTTCGCGGGGACGTTGGTCGTGCGGGAGAGGGTTCCGGCCGGGCAGGCGGCGTTCGTGCCTCCTCCGCCGCCCTGGCTCGCGGGGCAGTTCTCCGAGCTCGACCTGTCCGCCGTTCCGGACGGTCTGTGGCTGGCCATCCGCCAGTACCTGACGCGGATGCGGCAGCTGGACCCGCACGTCGGCGCGGCCATGGCGGAACGTCTCGCCTCGGATCTGGCCGCCCGTACGGGCGCTCCGGCGCCGTACGGGGTTCCCCCGGGCGCGTATCTGGCGGCCGTGGTGCACGAGCGGCAGGCTCGGGAGGCTCGCCATGCGTTCGGGAGCTCGGCCGGTGCGGGTGGGGGTGGCGTGCCGGGTCCTGCCGGTACGCCCGGTGCGGTCGTACCGGGGGCGCCGGTCGGTGGGCCGGGGTGGGGTGCGCCGGTGGCTCAGCCTCCGGTCGCTCCGGCGTATGCGCCGCCTGGGGGGTATGTGAGCCCGGCCCCGCCTCCGAGCGCCCCCGGGTACGTACCGCCGGCGGGAGCCGCAGGTGCTGGTCCCGGGGCCGGTGGTCCCGGCGCTGTCGTTCCCCCCGCGCCGGTGGCCCCCGAGTCGCCGCAGGAGCCCTCTGACGGGCGGCCGAGCACCGGTTTCGCGCCGCCTGCGTGA
- the ahcY gene encoding adenosylhomocysteinase, with amino-acid sequence MTTVDNRQDFKVADLSLAAFGRKEITLAEHEMPGLMAIRKEYAEAQPLAGARVTGSLHMTVQTAVLIETLVALGAQVRWASCNIFSTQDHAAAAIAVGPNGTVDNPQGVPVFAWKGETLEEYWWCTEQALTWPDSPTGGPNMILDDGGDATLLVHKGVEYEKDGKVPAVDTAENDEHRVVLELLNRTITDGSQKWTQLASEIRGVTEETTTGVHRLYEMQRDGVLLFPAINVNDAVTKSKFDNKYGCRHSLIDGINRATDVLIGGKTAVVCGYGDVGKGCAESLRGQGARVIVTEIDPICALQAAMDGYQVTTLDEVVETADIFITTTGNKDIIMASDMARMKHQAIVGNIGHFDNEIDMAGLARIPGIVKDEVKPQVHTWTLPGGKVLIVLSEGRLLNLGNATGHPSFVMSNSFADQTLAQIELFTKQSQYPIGVYTLPKHLDEKVARLHLDALGVKLTTLRPEQAAYIGVEVEGPYKSDQYRY; translated from the coding sequence ATGACGACTGTCGACAACCGACAGGACTTCAAGGTCGCCGACCTCTCCCTGGCCGCTTTCGGCCGCAAGGAGATCACCCTCGCCGAGCACGAGATGCCCGGCCTGATGGCGATCCGCAAGGAGTACGCCGAGGCCCAGCCTCTCGCCGGCGCCCGCGTCACCGGCTCCCTGCACATGACCGTGCAGACCGCCGTCCTCATCGAGACCCTGGTCGCCCTCGGCGCCCAGGTCCGCTGGGCCTCCTGCAACATCTTCTCCACCCAGGACCACGCCGCCGCCGCCATCGCGGTCGGCCCGAACGGCACGGTGGACAACCCGCAGGGCGTCCCGGTCTTCGCCTGGAAGGGCGAGACCCTGGAAGAGTACTGGTGGTGCACGGAGCAGGCGCTGACCTGGCCGGACAGCCCGACCGGCGGCCCGAACATGATCCTGGACGACGGCGGTGACGCCACCCTCCTCGTCCACAAGGGCGTCGAGTACGAGAAGGACGGCAAGGTCCCTGCCGTCGACACCGCCGAGAACGACGAGCACCGCGTCGTCCTCGAACTCCTGAACCGCACCATCACCGACGGCTCCCAGAAGTGGACCCAGCTCGCCTCGGAGATCCGTGGTGTGACGGAGGAGACCACGACGGGTGTCCACCGGTTGTACGAGATGCAGCGTGACGGTGTGCTGCTGTTCCCGGCGATCAATGTGAACGACGCGGTCACCAAGTCGAAGTTCGACAACAAGTACGGCTGCCGGCATTCCCTGATCGATGGCATCAACCGGGCCACCGATGTCCTCATCGGCGGCAAGACGGCCGTCGTGTGCGGTTACGGTGATGTGGGCAAGGGCTGTGCGGAGTCGCTGCGGGGGCAGGGCGCCCGGGTGATCGTCACCGAGATCGACCCGATCTGCGCGCTGCAGGCGGCGATGGACGGCTACCAGGTCACGACGCTCGACGAGGTCGTGGAGACGGCCGACATCTTCATCACCACGACCGGCAACAAGGACATCATCATGGCCTCGGACATGGCCAGGATGAAGCACCAGGCGATCGTCGGAAACATCGGCCACTTCGACAACGAGATCGACATGGCCGGTCTGGCGCGGATCCCGGGCATCGTCAAGGACGAGGTCAAGCCACAGGTCCACACCTGGACGCTCCCCGGCGGCAAGGTCCTCATCGTGCTGTCGGAGGGCCGTCTGCTGAACCTGGGCAACGCCACCGGTCACCCGTCGTTCGTGATGTCCAACTCCTTCGCGGACCAGACGCTGGCCCAGATCGAGCTGTTCACCAAGCAGTCGCAGTACCCGATCGGCGTCTACACGCTGCCCAAGCACCTCGACGAGAAGGTCGCCCGTCTCCACCTCGACGCGCTCGGCGTGAAGCTGACCACGCTCCGCCCCGAGCAGGCCGCCTACATCGGCGTCGAGGTCGAGGGCCCCTACAAGTCGGACCAGTACCGCTACTGA
- a CDS encoding cation diffusion facilitator family transporter, translated as MSASGGTKAIVAALAANLAIAVAKFVAFLFSHSSSMLAESVHSLADSGNQALLLLGGKKAKREATPQHPFGYGRERYIYAFLVSIVLFSVGGMFALYEGYEKIKHPHEIENWYWPVGVLVFAIIAESFSFRTAIKESNVLRGKRSWTEFVRHAKAPELPVVLLEDLGALVGLILALGGVGLALLTGDGVWDGIGTLCIGVLLILIAIILAAETKSLLLGEAAGVEDVKKIEAAIVDGDTVPGIIHMRTLHLGPEELLVAAKIAVRHDETATEVAHAIDAAEARIREAVPIARVIYLEPDIYSEAEAAKGADAEAAPGGPAPTAEH; from the coding sequence ATGAGCGCGTCAGGCGGCACCAAGGCGATCGTGGCGGCACTCGCCGCCAACCTCGCGATCGCGGTAGCGAAGTTCGTGGCGTTCCTCTTCAGCCACTCGTCGTCGATGCTCGCCGAGTCCGTGCACTCGCTCGCCGACTCGGGCAACCAGGCACTGCTGCTCCTCGGCGGCAAGAAGGCCAAACGCGAAGCGACCCCGCAACACCCCTTCGGCTACGGCCGCGAGCGCTACATCTACGCCTTCCTCGTCTCCATCGTCCTCTTCTCCGTCGGCGGCATGTTCGCCCTCTACGAGGGCTACGAGAAGATCAAGCACCCGCACGAGATCGAGAACTGGTACTGGCCGGTCGGCGTCCTCGTCTTCGCGATCATCGCCGAGTCGTTCTCCTTCCGGACCGCCATCAAGGAATCCAACGTCCTGCGGGGCAAGAGGTCCTGGACCGAGTTCGTCCGCCACGCCAAGGCCCCCGAGCTGCCGGTCGTCCTCCTGGAGGACCTCGGTGCTCTCGTCGGTCTGATCCTCGCCCTCGGCGGCGTCGGCCTCGCCCTGCTCACCGGTGACGGCGTCTGGGACGGCATCGGCACCCTCTGCATCGGCGTCCTGCTCATCCTCATCGCGATCATCCTCGCCGCCGAGACCAAGTCCCTGCTCCTGGGCGAGGCCGCCGGTGTGGAGGACGTCAAGAAGATCGAGGCCGCGATCGTCGACGGCGACACGGTCCCCGGCATCATCCACATGCGCACGCTCCACCTCGGTCCCGAGGAACTGCTGGTCGCCGCCAAGATCGCCGTCCGCCACGACGAAACGGCCACCGAGGTCGCCCACGCGATCGACGCCGCCGAGGCCCGCATCCGCGAGGCCGTCCCGATCGCTCGCGTCATCTACCTGGAGCCCGACATCTACAGCGAGGCGGAGGCCGCCAAGGGCGCCGACGCCGAGGCCGCCCCCGGCGGCCCGGCCCCCACCGCCGAACACTGA
- the manA gene encoding mannose-6-phosphate isomerase, class I: MDRLDNTVRPYAWGSTTAIPQLLGVAPTGEPQAEMWMGAHPGAPSRTGRGPLTEVIDEAPERELGRRTVARFGPRLPFLLKLLAAGAPLSLQVHPDLEQAREGYEDEVRRGIPIDAGHRNYKDANHKPELICALTEFDGLCGFRDPLQAADLLAALDVDSLKPYVDLLHAHPEEAALREVLTAVLGADPEETAHTVTEAAAACARLGGAYAPYADIAHHYPGDPGVIAAMLLNHVRLQPGEALFLGAGIPHAYLNGLGVEIMANSDNVLRCGLTPKHVDVPELLRIVRFEATDPGVLRPEASPDGEEVYETPIDEFRLSRFVLPEATAPHDLTRATPQILLCTAGSVRAGEHTLAPGESVFVPADEKAEVSGPGTLFRATVVA, encoded by the coding sequence ATGGACCGCCTCGACAACACCGTCCGCCCCTACGCCTGGGGTTCGACCACCGCCATCCCGCAGCTCCTGGGTGTGGCCCCCACCGGCGAGCCGCAGGCGGAGATGTGGATGGGCGCCCACCCCGGCGCCCCCTCGCGCACCGGGCGCGGCCCCCTCACCGAGGTGATCGACGAGGCCCCGGAACGCGAGCTGGGACGTCGAACGGTCGCCAGGTTCGGCCCCCGTCTCCCGTTCCTCCTGAAGCTCCTCGCCGCAGGCGCCCCGCTCTCCCTCCAGGTCCACCCCGACCTCGAACAGGCCAGGGAGGGCTACGAGGACGAGGTACGGCGCGGCATCCCGATCGACGCAGGCCACCGCAACTACAAGGACGCCAACCACAAGCCGGAACTGATCTGCGCCCTCACGGAGTTCGACGGCCTCTGCGGCTTCCGGGACCCGCTCCAGGCCGCCGACCTGCTCGCCGCCCTCGACGTCGACTCCCTGAAGCCGTACGTCGACCTCCTGCACGCCCACCCCGAAGAGGCCGCGCTGCGCGAGGTGTTGACCGCGGTCCTGGGCGCCGACCCCGAGGAGACGGCCCACACGGTCACCGAGGCCGCGGCCGCCTGCGCCCGTCTCGGCGGCGCCTACGCCCCGTACGCCGACATCGCCCACCACTACCCGGGCGACCCAGGCGTCATCGCAGCCATGCTCCTCAACCACGTACGCCTGCAGCCCGGCGAGGCCCTGTTCCTCGGCGCCGGCATCCCGCACGCGTATCTGAACGGCCTCGGCGTGGAGATCATGGCCAACTCCGACAACGTCCTGCGCTGCGGCCTGACCCCCAAGCACGTCGACGTCCCCGAACTCCTGCGCATCGTCCGCTTCGAGGCGACCGACCCCGGCGTCCTGCGCCCCGAGGCGTCCCCGGACGGCGAGGAGGTCTACGAGACCCCCATCGACGAGTTCCGCCTCTCCCGCTTCGTCCTTCCCGAGGCCACCGCCCCGCACGACCTCACCCGCGCCACCCCGCAGATCCTCCTCTGCACGGCCGGTTCGGTCCGCGCGGGCGAACACACGCTCGCCCCCGGCGAGTCCGTCTTCGTACCGGCGGACGAGAAGGCCGAGGTGTCCGGACCCGGCACCCTGTTCCGCGCCACCGTGGTCGCCTGA
- a CDS encoding SIS domain-containing protein, protein MLDDSLLDTPEALAEADRRDLLRGAAEAGARVRTAIRLGTEAGIPELKPDGRPRALLIAGPGMASAGVADLLGALAGSSCPITRLHPTGVAPAAGALRWELPGWAGPVDLLLVATADGSEPGLSLLVDQAYRRGSTVVAVAPPRTPVAEAVEGAHGLFVPMATAPYEQEAPLGAAAPGVLWALLTPMLALLDRTGLIDAPPDALQKVADRLDRVAERCGPAIATYSNPAKTLAAELADALPLIWTEGQAAGPVGRRFASALAELGGRPALAAQLPEALASHTVLLSGPLAANADPDDFFRDRVEDAPVLHARVVLVRDRPTGGLSGVPAARELALGHDAAISELEPEEGSDLETLAEMIAITDFAAVYLSLASGA, encoded by the coding sequence ATGCTCGACGACTCGCTGCTAGACACCCCCGAAGCCCTCGCGGAGGCGGACCGCCGCGACCTGCTCCGCGGCGCCGCCGAGGCAGGCGCCCGGGTCCGCACGGCGATCCGCCTCGGTACCGAGGCGGGCATCCCCGAACTGAAACCGGACGGCCGCCCCCGCGCCCTCCTGATCGCGGGCCCCGGCATGGCCTCCGCGGGCGTCGCCGACCTGCTCGGCGCCCTCGCGGGGTCCAGCTGCCCCATCACCCGCCTCCACCCCACCGGCGTGGCCCCCGCCGCGGGCGCCCTCCGCTGGGAGCTCCCCGGCTGGGCGGGCCCGGTCGACCTCCTCCTGGTCGCCACCGCGGACGGCAGCGAACCGGGCCTGTCGCTCCTCGTCGACCAGGCGTACCGCCGAGGCAGCACGGTCGTCGCCGTCGCCCCGCCCCGCACCCCCGTCGCCGAGGCGGTGGAAGGCGCCCACGGCCTCTTCGTACCGATGGCGACCGCCCCGTACGAGCAGGAGGCGCCCCTCGGCGCCGCCGCTCCCGGAGTCCTGTGGGCGCTGCTCACCCCGATGCTCGCCCTGCTGGACCGCACCGGCCTGATCGACGCCCCGCCGGACGCCCTGCAGAAGGTCGCCGACCGCCTCGACCGTGTCGCCGAGCGCTGCGGCCCGGCCATCGCCACCTACAGCAACCCCGCCAAGACGCTCGCCGCCGAGCTGGCCGACGCGCTCCCGCTGATCTGGACCGAAGGCCAGGCCGCGGGCCCGGTGGGCCGCCGTTTCGCCTCCGCGCTCGCCGAGCTGGGGGGCCGCCCCGCCCTCGCGGCCCAGCTGCCGGAGGCACTCGCCTCGCACACGGTGCTGCTCTCCGGCCCACTGGCCGCGAACGCCGACCCCGACGACTTCTTCCGCGACCGCGTCGAGGACGCACCCGTCCTGCACGCGCGCGTGGTGCTCGTCCGCGACCGCCCGACCGGTGGTCTGAGCGGCGTCCCGGCCGCCCGCGAGCTGGCCCTCGGCCACGACGCCGCGATCAGCGAGCTGGAACCCGAGGAGGGCAGCGACCTGGAGACCCTCGCGGAGATGATCGCCATCACCGATTTCGCCGCCGTTTACCTGTCGCTCGCTTCCGGAGCCTGA
- a CDS encoding Trm112 family protein — MPLEAGLLEILACPACHAPLTEEDTELACTSQDCGLAYPIRDGIPVLLVDEARRPA; from the coding sequence ATGCCGCTCGAAGCCGGCCTCCTGGAGATCCTCGCCTGCCCGGCGTGCCACGCCCCCCTCACGGAGGAGGACACCGAGCTGGCCTGCACGAGCCAGGACTGCGGCCTCGCCTACCCGATCCGGGACGGCATCCCCGTACTCCTCGTCGACGAGGCCCGCCGCCCCGCGTGA
- a CDS encoding phosphomannomutase/phosphoglucomutase, which yields MTADLSTIVKAYDVRGVVPDQWDETLAELFGAAFVRVTGAKAIVTGHDMRPSSPGLSRAFARGAAALGVNVTEIGLCSTDQLYYASGALNLPGAMFTASHNPARYNGIKLCRAGAAPVGQDTGLAEIRELVEGWSESGAPAPAATPGAITRRDTLEDYAAHLRGLVDLTPIRPLKVVVDAGNGMGGHTVPTVFAGLPLDLVPLYFELDGTFPNHEANPLDPANIVDLQKRVREEGADLGLAFDGDADRCFVVDEQGDPVSPSVITALVAARELARHGGKGTVIHNLITSWSVPEVVRENGGTPVRTRVGHSFIKAEMARAGAIFGGEHSAHYYFADFWNADTGMLAALHVLAALGGQDGPLSGLVAQYDRYAGSGEINSTVADQTGRLAAIRSAYEDRAGITLDDLDGLTVSAADWWFNVRPSNTEPLLRLNAEAKDETTMAKVRDEVLGIIRA from the coding sequence ATGACTGCTGACCTGTCGACGATCGTGAAGGCGTACGACGTACGCGGGGTGGTCCCGGACCAGTGGGACGAGACCCTGGCCGAGCTCTTCGGGGCGGCCTTCGTACGGGTGACCGGCGCGAAAGCCATCGTGACCGGCCACGACATGAGACCCTCCTCGCCCGGCCTGTCGCGTGCCTTCGCGCGCGGGGCGGCGGCGCTCGGGGTGAACGTGACCGAGATCGGCCTCTGTTCGACGGACCAGCTGTACTACGCCTCGGGCGCGCTGAACCTGCCCGGCGCGATGTTCACGGCCTCCCACAACCCCGCCCGGTACAACGGCATCAAGTTGTGCCGCGCGGGCGCCGCCCCCGTCGGCCAGGACACCGGCCTCGCCGAGATCCGCGAACTGGTCGAGGGCTGGAGCGAGTCGGGCGCGCCGGCACCGGCCGCCACGCCGGGGGCGATCACCCGGCGGGACACGTTGGAGGACTACGCGGCGCACCTGCGCGGCCTCGTCGACCTGACCCCCATCCGCCCCCTCAAGGTCGTCGTCGACGCGGGCAACGGCATGGGCGGCCACACCGTCCCCACGGTCTTCGCCGGCCTCCCCCTCGACCTCGTCCCCCTGTACTTCGAACTGGACGGCACCTTCCCGAACCACGAGGCCAACCCCCTCGACCCGGCGAACATCGTCGACCTCCAGAAGCGTGTCCGCGAGGAGGGCGCCGACCTCGGCCTCGCCTTCGACGGCGACGCCGACCGCTGCTTCGTCGTCGACGAGCAGGGCGACCCCGTCTCCCCCTCCGTGATCACCGCCCTGGTGGCCGCCCGCGAGCTCGCCAGACACGGCGGCAAGGGCACGGTCATTCACAACCTGATCACCTCCTGGTCCGTCCCGGAGGTGGTGCGGGAGAACGGCGGCACGCCGGTGCGCACCCGCGTCGGCCACTCCTTCATCAAGGCCGAGATGGCCAGGGCCGGCGCCATCTTCGGCGGCGAGCACTCCGCCCACTACTACTTCGCCGACTTCTGGAACGCCGACACGGGCATGCTGGCCGCCCTCCACGTCCTCGCCGCCCTCGGCGGCCAGGACGGCCCCCTCTCCGGCCTCGTCGCCCAGTACGACCGCTACGCCGGCTCCGGCGAGATCAACTCCACGGTCGCCGACCAGACGGGCCGCCTGGCCGCGATCCGCTCCGCGTACGAGGACCGCGCGGGCATCACCCTGGACGACCTCGACGGCCTGACCGTCTCCGCCGCCGACTGGTGGTTCAACGTCCGCCCCTCCAACACGGAACCGCTGCTCCGCCTGAACGCGGAGGCGAAGGACGAGACGACCATGGCGAAGGTACGGGACGAGGTCCTGGGGATCATCAGGGCGTGA
- a CDS encoding L-lactate permease, protein MYVQHLEPVAGSLGLSALVATLPLVIVLVLLGVVRLKAHLAGLIGLLAAVLVAWLAHRMPLGQTLSSAAQGAAFGLFPIMWIVVNALWVYRMTVHTRHFDILRRSFGRLSDDPRIQALVVAFCFGALLEALAGFGAPVAICSVMLVALGFEPVKAAVVALVANTAPVAFGAMGTPVVTLAQVTELPLDTVASVVGRQTPLLALVVPLVLVWLVDGRRGLRETWVPALACGSAFAVGQFIASNHISAQLADIGAALLGAGALVAVPHARRPAAEPVRAAVLTGVRSEDLDEEDPPREVLRAYAPYALIVAIFSLAQIPVVKDWLAGATQTYDWPFLNVASPDGDPVGGNVFTWPIVATGGTLVLLAGLCTAVVLKVHARVAVREWAATVHELRFAILTVTSVLALAYVMNLSGQAATIGHFVAAAGAGLAFLSPVLGWFGVAVSGSDTSANALFGALQVSAARESGLSPELLAAANSSGGVLGKMISPQNLTIACAAVGLAGREGDLLRKVLPWSLGLLLVMCLIVVGQSTPVLEWMLP, encoded by the coding sequence GTGTACGTCCAGCACCTGGAACCCGTGGCCGGTTCACTCGGCCTGTCCGCCCTCGTCGCGACCCTGCCCCTCGTCATCGTCCTGGTCCTGCTCGGCGTCGTGCGCCTGAAAGCGCACCTGGCGGGGCTGATCGGGCTTCTGGCGGCCGTTCTGGTCGCCTGGCTCGCCCACCGCATGCCGCTCGGCCAGACACTCTCCAGCGCCGCCCAGGGGGCCGCGTTCGGCCTCTTCCCGATCATGTGGATCGTCGTCAACGCCCTGTGGGTGTACAGGATGACCGTCCACACCCGGCACTTCGACATCCTGCGCCGCTCCTTCGGGCGGCTCTCCGACGACCCACGCATCCAGGCGCTCGTCGTCGCGTTCTGCTTCGGCGCGCTCCTGGAAGCCCTCGCCGGCTTCGGCGCGCCGGTCGCCATCTGCTCCGTCATGCTCGTCGCGCTCGGCTTCGAACCGGTGAAGGCCGCCGTGGTCGCCCTGGTCGCCAACACCGCGCCCGTCGCCTTCGGCGCCATGGGCACACCGGTCGTCACCCTCGCCCAGGTCACCGAACTGCCCCTGGACACCGTCGCGTCCGTGGTCGGCCGCCAGACGCCCCTGCTCGCCCTCGTGGTGCCCCTGGTCCTGGTCTGGCTCGTCGACGGACGGCGCGGGCTGCGCGAGACCTGGGTGCCCGCCCTGGCCTGCGGGTCCGCCTTCGCCGTCGGCCAGTTCATCGCCTCCAACCACATCTCCGCCCAACTCGCCGACATCGGCGCCGCCCTGCTGGGCGCGGGCGCCCTCGTCGCCGTACCCCACGCCCGCCGCCCCGCCGCCGAGCCCGTACGCGCCGCCGTACTGACCGGCGTACGCAGCGAGGACCTCGACGAGGAGGACCCGCCGCGCGAAGTCCTGCGCGCCTACGCCCCTTACGCGCTGATCGTCGCGATCTTCTCCCTCGCCCAGATCCCCGTGGTGAAGGACTGGCTGGCCGGGGCGACACAGACGTACGACTGGCCCTTCCTGAACGTCGCGAGCCCGGACGGCGACCCGGTGGGAGGCAACGTCTTCACCTGGCCCATCGTGGCCACCGGCGGCACCCTGGTGCTGCTCGCCGGGCTGTGCACGGCCGTCGTCCTGAAGGTCCACGCGCGCGTGGCCGTCAGGGAGTGGGCGGCCACGGTGCACGAACTCCGCTTCGCCATCCTCACCGTGACGTCCGTCCTCGCCCTCGCCTACGTCATGAACCTCTCCGGACAGGCCGCCACCATCGGCCACTTCGTGGCGGCGGCCGGCGCCGGGCTCGCCTTCCTGTCCCCGGTCCTCGGCTGGTTCGGCGTCGCCGTCTCCGGCTCGGACACCTCCGCCAACGCCCTGTTCGGTGCCCTCCAGGTCAGCGCGGCCCGTGAGTCGGGCCTGTCGCCGGAACTGCTCGCCGCCGCCAACAGCTCCGGCGGCGTCCTCGGCAAGATGATCTCCCCGCAGAACCTGACCATCGCCTGCGCCGCCGTCGGCCTCGCCGGGCGCGAGGGCGACCTGTTGCGCAAGGTGCTGCCGTGGAGCCTGGGGCTGTTGCTGGTGATGTGCCTGATCGTGGTGGGACAGAGCACCCCCGTACTGGAATGGATGCTTCCCTGA
- a CDS encoding DUF3499 domain-containing protein, with amino-acid sequence MESRRGPLKSAVPSNVVSPVRRCSRTACGRPAVATLTYVYADSTAVLGPLATYAEPHCYDLCAEHSERLTAPRGWEVVRLLDASAPARPSGDDLEALANAVREAARPQQRAAEAGGGARRADPMEVARRGHLRVLRSPDN; translated from the coding sequence GTGGAGAGTCGTCGCGGCCCGCTCAAGAGTGCGGTACCGTCCAACGTCGTGAGCCCTGTACGTCGCTGTTCGCGCACCGCTTGCGGCCGCCCCGCCGTCGCGACGCTGACGTACGTCTACGCCGACTCGACCGCGGTCCTCGGCCCCCTCGCCACCTACGCCGAACCCCACTGCTACGACCTGTGCGCCGAGCACTCCGAGCGCCTCACCGCCCCGCGCGGCTGGGAGGTCGTACGGCTGCTGGACGCCTCGGCTCCCGCACGCCCCAGCGGTGACGACCTGGAAGCGCTTGCCAACGCCGTGCGCGAGGCGGCCCGCCCGCAGCAGCGCGCGGCGGAGGCCGGTGGCGGCGCGCGCAGGGCGGACCCGATGGAGGTCGCCCGCCGCGGCCACCTCCGCGTGCTGCGCTCACCCGACAACTGA